Proteins encoded within one genomic window of Tigriopus californicus strain San Diego chromosome 12, Tcal_SD_v2.1, whole genome shotgun sequence:
- the LOC131892179 gene encoding N-acetylated-alpha-linked acidic dipeptidase 2-like, translating into MKIPNDNNNNNSSSNNSNNNNFSLSSSKTSSSNKRTIFPIRIMSHTNKRIELIMGWVKIITFCVGGFILGGVVFFVTGWFTAPYSETISNEDESKLAIIKRLTKNKWNAFDIQEDLNKVSPDSMRNFLLELSKEPHLAGSDRDEYLAGWIKSQWEAFGLDVVDQVKYQMLLSYPDPAKPNMITLQDDEHGLLFENSVIEDGVEGDDTNFVDAFLAYAKAGQISGDVVYTNYGRIEDYEMLMDPNSEYFTNVTGKICLTRYGKGFRGNKVQNGADNDCIAVIIFSDPADVAAEGTEDVYPDSFWLPESGIQRGSSFLGHGDPETPGWPSLDNVYRVPDDVLAKRLPPIPAQPIGYKDAAVILGAMSGELVPPDWMGGIAGVEYRLGGSFDPEKCATNCRLSIEVNNKLERKVSSNVVGILRGSEEPDRYVLLGNHRDAWGYGAVDPSSGTAQMMEVVRILGQKANTTEWRPRRSMVFLSWGAEEYGLMGSTEFTEHYLTKLKERAIVYINCDICVAGSVLKSFSTPTVNHKLLQATKVVPSPFNPEQSYYEFWHNWTSQGDSGNSEPVTNLPAAGSDHAFFIYELGIPVIDFSVKPDFHEYPNLEFYNYPTYHTGFETFALVDEILDPGFKQHQVCAGLNLVMGRSLADDLLLDFDPKQYYQLMKTSVDDFTTSGVEDKLLSLNLTLKHVRSAVQEFNDTAALWNTRRSSKAIVEDPLALRILNDQVMKLDRTFLLPEGLPRRTEFRHAIISPSEHDSYGAGSFPGISDLLFHFDSLTSQEQGDRTKQLDRHLSDLMILIKNAANFLKNPEMIV; encoded by the exons ATGAAGATCCcaaacgacaacaacaacaacaacagcagcagcaacaacagcaacaacaacaacttcagCCTCAGCAGCAGCAAAACATCATCGTCAAACAAGAGGACTATATTCCCCATTAGAATC ATGAGCCACACGAACAAAAGAATTGAACTTATCATGGGATGGGTCAAGATCATAACGTTCTGCGTGGGGGGATTTATTCTCGGTGGCGTGGTGTTTTTCGTAACGGGATGGTTTACGGCGCCTTATTCCGAAACCATTTCCAACGAAGATGAGTCCAAGCTGGCCATTATCAAGCGGTTAACTAAAAACAAATGGAACGCATTTGACATTCAAGAGGACTTGAACAAAGTATCTCCGGATTCAATGAGAAACTTCCTACTGGAGCTTTCTAAAGAACCTCACTTGGCGGGTTCAGATCGGGACGAGTATCTGGCAGGGTGGATCAAATCCCAATGGGAAGCCTTTGGTTTGGATGTTGTGGACCAGGTCAAGTATCAGATGTTACTCTCCTATCCGGATCCTGCGAAACCAAATATGATCACTCTCCAGGATGACGAGCAcgggttactttttgaaaattcagtcATTGAGGACGGTGTAGAAGGTGATGACACAAATTTTGTGGACGCTTTCCTCGCGTATGCCAAAGCTGGACAGATCTCGGGAGACGTGGTGTACACAAATTACGGGAGAATTGAAGATTACGAAATGCTGATGGATCCAAACTCAGAGTATTTTACCAATGTAACGGGCAAGATCTGTCTGACACGTTATGGAAAAGGTTTTCGAGGCAACAAGGTTCAAAACGGTGCGGATAATGACTGCATAGCCGTAATCATTTTCTCCGATCCAGCTGACGTTGCAGCTGAAGGGACAGAGGACGTCTACCCAGACAGCTTTTGGTTGCCAGAGTCCGGGATTCAGAGGGGATCTTCCTTCTTGGGACACGGAGACCCTGAAACTCCTGGGTGGCCGAGCTTGGACAACGTGTACCGGGTACCAGATGATGTGCTAGCCAAACGCTTGCCACCCATTCCTGCGCAACCTATTGGTTACAAGGACGCCGCCGTGATTTTGGGCGCCATGTCGGGAGAGCTTGTGCCTCCGGATTGGATGGGAGGAATTGCAGGGGTCGAATATAGGTTAGGCGGGTCGTTCGACCCTGAAAAGTGCGCCACCAACTGTAGGTTATCAATTGAAGTTAACAATAAACTAGAACGCAAGGTATCATCCAATGTGGTGGGTATCCTCAGGGGTTCAGAGGAACCAGATCGGTACGTCCTATTAGGGAACCACAGAGATGCCTGGGGCTATGGTGCCGTAGACCCCTCATCCGGTACGGCCCAAATGATGGAAGTGGTCAGGATTTTAGGCCAAAAAGCGAATACAACAGAATGGCGCCCTAGACGCTCTATGGTATTCCTCAGCTGGGGAGCTGAGGAATACGGCTTGATGGGTTCCACCGAGTTCACTGAGCACTACCTGACCAAGCTTAAAGAGCGTGCCATTGTTTACATCAACTGCGACATCTGCGTGGCAGGCTCTGTGTTGAAGAGCTTTAGCACGCCCACCGTCAACCATAAACTCTTACAAGCCACCAAAGTTGTGCCCAGTCCCTTCAATCCGGAACAGAGCTACTATGAGTTCTGGCACAACTGGACCAGCCAAGGTGATTCGGGCAATTCGGAGCCAGTGACCAACCTCCCTGCAGCTGGAAGTGACCACGCTTTCTTCATCTACGAACTGGGCATTCCCGTCATTGATTTCTCCGTCAAACCCGACTTTCATGAATATCCCAACCTTGAATTCTACAACTATCCAACCTATCATACAGGTTTTGAGACATTTGCATTGGTGGATGAAATCCTTGATCCCGGTTTCAAGCAACATCAGGTCTGCGCCGGCCTCAACCTTGTCATGGGACGTAGTTTGGCCGACGATTTGTTGCTGGACTTCGATCCAAAACAGTACTACCAACTTATGAAGACTTCTGTGGACGATTTTACTACATCCGGGGTAGAAGATAAGCTGTTATCcttgaatttgacattgaagCATGTTAGGTCAGCTGTTCAGGAATTTAATGACACAGCAGCCCTATGGAACACTCGGCGGTCATCCAAGGCAATCGTTGAAGACCCACTAGCATTGCgaattttgaatgatcaaGTCATGAAGTTAGATCGCACCTTCCTGTTGCCCGAGGGTCTCCCGAGGAGGACCGAATTTCGGCATGCCATCATCTCGCCCTCCGAACATGACAGCTATGGAGCAGGATCTTTCCCCGGGATATCCGATCTACTTTTCCATTTCGATAGCCTGACCTCACAGGAACAGGGTGACCGCACAAAACAACTTGATCGACACTTGTCCGATCTCatgatattgataaaaaatgctGCAAATTTCCTGAAGAATCCGGAAATGATTGTTTAA